The following coding sequences are from one Paenibacillus sp. JDR-2 window:
- a CDS encoding WYL domain-containing protein: MNLFEKIFNYRMMAQLDEHGALAVTAQERRWLLMMLEHPEAAVALSPDTLDKLRQCLGGSDERNDSLRSIIVEKAGSAVPSLYHPLLRTLRQMIVKKSGMQLRHTRKDGFLLPSQTGVPYKLEYSMVKREWYLLWYNRRTRSLMTTRLRSIHSVEEMPVSGQFFNQAAATLAQQLVKRMQHATIEIIPAYNKELSRILYAFSCFDKQVQYDELSDTYTIKLTFLGDETEYVLSKLRFLGLRVRVTDHPYMKFRMREAAQRSLARYGYSSALEPAKHDNGIMSAEAE; the protein is encoded by the coding sequence ATGAACCTGTTCGAAAAAATATTCAATTACCGGATGATGGCACAGCTTGACGAGCATGGCGCCCTTGCGGTTACGGCTCAGGAACGCCGCTGGCTTCTGATGATGCTGGAGCATCCGGAGGCGGCAGTTGCCCTATCGCCCGATACGCTGGATAAGCTCCGGCAATGTCTTGGCGGCTCGGATGAACGCAACGATTCGCTGCGGTCCATTATTGTTGAAAAAGCGGGCAGTGCCGTCCCCTCCCTCTACCACCCTCTGCTGAGAACGCTAAGGCAGATGATTGTGAAGAAATCGGGCATGCAGCTGCGCCATACGCGGAAGGATGGCTTCCTCCTCCCTAGCCAAACCGGTGTACCTTATAAACTGGAGTATTCGATGGTAAAGCGCGAATGGTATTTGCTCTGGTACAACCGGAGAACGCGATCCCTGATGACAACGAGACTTCGGAGTATTCATAGCGTGGAAGAAATGCCGGTAAGCGGGCAATTTTTCAATCAGGCGGCTGCAACGCTAGCCCAGCAGCTGGTGAAGCGCATGCAGCACGCCACGATTGAGATTATTCCGGCTTATAACAAGGAGTTATCCCGGATTTTGTATGCTTTCTCCTGCTTTGACAAGCAGGTTCAATACGATGAATTATCCGATACTTATACGATCAAGCTGACTTTCCTTGGCGACGAGACGGAATACGTGCTGTCCAAGCTCCGGTTTCTTGGTCTGCGCGTCCGAGTAACGGATCATCCCTATATGAAGTTCCGGATGCGCGAAGCGGCGCAGAGATCTTTAGCCCGTTACGGCTATTCGTCAGCCCTCGAACCGGCTAAGCACGATAACGGCATTATGTCCGCCGAAGCCGAATGA
- a CDS encoding helix-turn-helix transcriptional regulator: MAKESFDKEIQFLRMLVLTSGAYNRQQFADRLGISVHTFDKTIRRLKDIAGSVQQPAAEEQNKAMADMLRTSYYESADPLLLFLFRSKSLKESESYRLSLLIASLQEQALTPLELLDLCFEGMPAELAPPDEKTIRSDLKYLEQAGVIRRLPGGRPQKYTAHNDFVSILSDEELSDLYAFVDVMANTQVPSVQGYLLRDSLKKAMKLRQLPDGASDLFLYKYHYHSRILDEAHLYTIMQAIESRRKLSFHYFTPKSNQSYHSKNTNPMFVKPSEGRLAEMLPLKVAYDHQYGRWYLLGYSSGRSQVAIFRMEGITQLEESGLVTEEEYAVKLAALERNTSYSWLVDLSRPASVKVRFFNPEGAKRNFIKDRVQLQGQWGVITEEDEASFLFEITVNGTQEIKPWLRSFGSSCEVLEPMSLRREFIKEWKELAEYYEPVRKNIQLPDDGTA; this comes from the coding sequence GTGGCAAAGGAAAGCTTCGATAAAGAAATCCAGTTTCTGAGAATGCTGGTGCTGACAAGCGGCGCTTATAACCGGCAGCAATTCGCCGACCGGCTTGGCATCTCCGTACATACCTTCGACAAGACCATCCGGCGCCTGAAGGACATTGCCGGATCCGTCCAGCAGCCGGCGGCCGAGGAACAAAACAAAGCGATGGCGGACATGCTGCGAACAAGCTATTACGAATCGGCAGACCCGCTGCTGCTCTTCCTGTTCCGCTCCAAATCGCTCAAGGAATCCGAGAGTTACCGTTTATCTCTGCTTATCGCTTCCCTTCAGGAGCAAGCACTGACACCGCTGGAGCTGCTGGATCTGTGCTTCGAAGGAATGCCCGCGGAGCTTGCGCCGCCGGACGAGAAAACCATCCGCTCCGATCTCAAATACTTGGAGCAGGCCGGCGTAATCCGGCGGCTTCCGGGCGGAAGACCGCAGAAATATACGGCCCACAATGATTTCGTAAGCATACTCTCCGACGAGGAGTTGTCGGATCTCTATGCTTTTGTGGACGTGATGGCGAATACGCAGGTTCCTTCCGTCCAGGGTTATCTGCTGCGCGACAGCTTGAAAAAAGCGATGAAGCTGCGGCAGCTGCCGGACGGAGCCAGCGACCTTTTCTTATATAAATACCATTACCATTCGCGTATTCTGGACGAAGCGCATCTATATACGATCATGCAGGCGATTGAGTCCAGGCGGAAGCTAAGCTTCCACTACTTCACGCCCAAATCGAACCAAAGCTATCATTCCAAAAATACGAATCCGATGTTCGTTAAGCCATCCGAAGGCCGGCTCGCCGAGATGCTGCCGCTAAAGGTCGCTTACGATCATCAATACGGAAGATGGTATTTGCTTGGCTATAGCTCGGGCCGGTCCCAAGTCGCGATTTTTCGGATGGAAGGCATCACGCAGCTTGAGGAGAGCGGACTCGTAACGGAAGAAGAATATGCGGTAAAGCTGGCAGCGCTAGAACGCAACACAAGTTATAGCTGGCTTGTCGATTTGAGCAGACCTGCCTCGGTTAAGGTCAGATTTTTTAATCCGGAAGGCGCAAAAAGAAACTTTATTAAAGACCGGGTGCAGCTGCAGGGACAATGGGGCGTTATTACGGAGGAAGATGAAGCTTCATTCCTGTTCGAGATTACGGTTAACGGCACGCAGGAGATCAAGCCTTGGCTGCGCAGCTTTGGATCAAGCTGCGAGGTGCTTGAGCCCATGTCTTTAAGACGGGAGTTTATCAAGGAATGGAAGGAGCTGGCGGAATACTATGAACCTGTTCGAAAAAATATTCAATTACCGGATGATGGCACAGCTTGA
- the fabF gene encoding beta-ketoacyl-ACP synthase II: protein MERVVVTGMGVISPLGQSVDEMWSRMKRGESGISSIDAFDTARLKTKIAGSVKDFDPEALFGRKEARKMDRFVQFAVAAADQAITDSGLKLDETDRDRVGVYVGSGIGGLSTLMEQDEILRTRGPERVSPMLVPMMIANMAAATISIRYQLTGPTLAPVTACSIGNTAIGEAMRLIRLGIADVVIAGGAEATVNELSLASFGNAQAISSRNEEPKKASRPFDRNRDGFVMSEGAGIVVLESLAHAKKREARIYGEVLGYGASSDAYHIVATHPEGTGAYTAMRTALADAGIRPDEVDIISAHATSTGLGDRSEGQAITRLFGQGESRIAVTANKSMLGHMLGAAGGVEAIALLQSLREGIVPPTINLDQLDPECGLTNVPAAAQSAPLRIGVSNSFGFGGHNAVIVLSRFEG from the coding sequence ATGGAACGCGTAGTTGTTACGGGAATGGGCGTTATTTCGCCGCTTGGACAATCGGTTGACGAAATGTGGTCCCGGATGAAGCGGGGAGAGTCGGGTATTTCCAGCATAGATGCTTTTGATACGGCAAGGCTGAAAACGAAAATCGCGGGGAGCGTTAAGGATTTTGACCCGGAAGCGTTGTTTGGCCGCAAGGAAGCAAGAAAGATGGACCGTTTCGTGCAATTTGCCGTTGCCGCCGCGGATCAGGCGATAACGGATTCCGGACTTAAGCTGGATGAGACGGACCGTGACCGTGTCGGTGTTTATGTCGGTTCGGGGATTGGCGGATTAAGCACGCTGATGGAGCAGGACGAAATTTTGCGCACCCGCGGTCCCGAACGGGTAAGCCCGATGCTGGTGCCAATGATGATCGCCAATATGGCGGCAGCCACGATCAGTATCAGGTACCAATTAACCGGTCCTACGCTTGCGCCGGTTACGGCCTGCTCCATCGGAAATACCGCCATTGGCGAAGCGATGCGGCTTATCCGCCTCGGTATAGCGGATGTGGTTATCGCAGGCGGCGCAGAGGCAACGGTTAATGAACTGTCTCTTGCCAGCTTTGGCAACGCGCAGGCTATATCTTCCCGCAACGAGGAGCCAAAGAAGGCCAGCCGGCCTTTCGACCGGAACCGTGACGGATTTGTCATGTCGGAGGGAGCGGGTATCGTCGTGCTTGAGTCTCTGGCTCATGCGAAGAAGCGGGAGGCTCGGATTTACGGCGAGGTGTTGGGTTACGGGGCAAGCTCGGATGCCTATCACATTGTTGCTACCCATCCGGAAGGAACCGGGGCGTACACCGCTATGAGGACAGCCCTTGCGGATGCGGGTATCCGTCCGGATGAAGTAGATATCATAAGCGCGCATGCTACAAGCACGGGTCTTGGAGACCGCTCGGAAGGCCAGGCAATTACCCGTTTATTTGGCCAGGGAGAAAGCCGGATTGCGGTAACGGCGAACAAGTCGATGCTAGGTCATATGCTGGGAGCGGCAGGCGGCGTTGAGGCGATTGCCCTCCTGCAAAGTCTGCGCGAAGGAATCGTGCCGCCAACCATCAACCTTGATCAGCTGGATCCGGAATGCGGACTAACCAATGTTCCTGCGGCAGCCCAGTCGGCTCCGCTTCGCATCGGGGTTTCCAATTCATTCGGCTTCGGCGGACATAATGCCGTTATCGTGCTTAGCCGGTTCGAGGGCTGA